The Anaerolineae bacterium genome window below encodes:
- a CDS encoding DUF4013 domain-containing protein, which yields MDIGSAFTFMFDDEEWVKKLAIGGGIALVGAILSPILIGLVLFLPLGGYMLETLKNVRDGQTKLPEWSDFGKLFMKGLMVFLIGLIYNIPALLVACLGGGVNAAVAQPDLDANVVQALGVVSVCLSCFQIILSLLATVIMPAALIRYAQYDTFGSAFQIGEIFSFIMGHIGNYIVAILLTWVASLLAGLGIILCVVGVFFTFFWSILVSANLYGQIAKQATI from the coding sequence ATGGACATTGGTTCCGCATTTACCTTTATGTTCGACGATGAAGAGTGGGTTAAAAAATTGGCCATTGGGGGGGGCATTGCGCTGGTCGGGGCTATTCTTTCGCCCATTCTCATAGGGCTTGTACTGTTCCTGCCGCTTGGCGGCTACATGCTGGAAACGTTGAAAAATGTTAGAGATGGGCAAACAAAACTGCCGGAATGGAGCGATTTTGGCAAATTGTTCATGAAGGGATTGATGGTTTTTTTGATCGGCCTGATCTACAATATTCCGGCCCTGCTGGTGGCTTGTTTGGGCGGCGGGGTTAATGCTGCGGTGGCGCAGCCGGACCTCGACGCCAATGTAGTGCAGGCGCTTGGCGTTGTCTCTGTGTGTTTAAGCTGTTTCCAGATCATTCTCAGTCTGTTGGCAACAGTGATTATGCCCGCCGCGCTGATACGCTACGCTCAATATGATACGTTTGGATCGGCTTTCCAGATTGGCGAAATTTTCAGTTTTATTATGGGCCATATTGGCAATTACATTGTTGCCATCCTCTTAACCTGGGTCGCTTCATTGCTAGCGGGGTTGGGCATTATATTATGCGTGGTTGGTGTTTTCTTCACCTTCTTCTGGTCAATCCTGGTCAGTGCCAACCTGTACGGGCAGATTGCTAAACAAGCCACAATTTAA
- a CDS encoding DUF4126 domain-containing protein yields the protein MIEAFSNIATAFGLSASAGLNAYLPLLVVALMAKYTTLIRLNEPWDVLTSWWVIGVLIVLLLIEMTVDKVPAVDTANDIIQTIGRPVAGAVLFAASSGVVGDLHPVLAIIAGLIVAGGVHTVKAAARPAVTTTTAGTGNWLVSIIEDILSLIGAILSILIPIIIALTVAFLLLLFLWWRGRRRRKIAA from the coding sequence ATGATCGAAGCGTTTTCAAACATTGCCACCGCTTTTGGGCTGTCGGCCTCGGCGGGGTTGAACGCCTACCTGCCGCTGTTGGTGGTGGCCCTGATGGCCAAGTACACCACCTTGATCAGGCTCAATGAGCCATGGGACGTGCTGACCAGTTGGTGGGTCATTGGCGTGCTCATTGTGCTGCTGCTCATCGAGATGACCGTAGACAAGGTTCCGGCTGTGGATACGGCCAACGATATTATTCAAACCATTGGCCGCCCTGTGGCCGGCGCCGTTCTCTTTGCGGCCAGTTCCGGCGTTGTGGGCGATCTGCATCCCGTGCTGGCCATTATTGCCGGACTGATTGTGGCCGGTGGGGTGCACACGGTCAAAGCAGCGGCCCGCCCGGCGGTAACCACCACCACGGCCGGTACGGGCAATTGGCTGGTCAGTATCATTGAGGATATTTTATCCTTGATTGGGGCTATCTTATCCATCCTCATTCCTATCATCATTGCCTTAACCGTCGCCTTCCTTTTGTTGTTGTTCCTCTGGTGGCGGGGCCGGCGCCGGCGTAAGATTGCGGCTTAG
- a CDS encoding DinB family protein, which produces MPRSRIADIRKKLQQSRQDMLQLLAPLNEQPGNYRIRPDAWSIKDHLVHLAAVEESVIHFAHRILHEDCPISPLCYDLAFDQDAWNNRREVAKRAGCTWAEARALLDETRQELLALLDRIPEEALDRIGSHPIWGTPVTLASVLRVPYRHERGHRDEIAALCELAQAR; this is translated from the coding sequence ATGCCCCGTTCACGGATCGCCGACATCAGAAAAAAATTGCAGCAAAGTCGCCAAGATATGCTGCAATTACTGGCCCCGCTCAACGAGCAGCCGGGCAATTATCGGATTCGGCCCGACGCATGGAGCATCAAAGATCACCTGGTGCACTTGGCGGCAGTGGAAGAGTCGGTGATCCATTTTGCCCACCGCATTTTGCACGAGGATTGCCCCATCTCCCCACTCTGTTATGACCTGGCCTTTGACCAAGATGCCTGGAATAATCGCCGCGAAGTAGCCAAACGGGCCGGCTGCACCTGGGCCGAGGCCCGCGCTTTGTTAGACGAAACGCGCCAGGAGTTGCTGGCTCTACTAGACCGTATTCCCGAAGAAGCGCTCGACCGGATCGGCTCTCATCCCATCTGGGGCACGCCCGTCACCCTGGCCAGCGTGCTGCGCGTGCCCTATCGCCACGAGCGAGGCCACCGCGACGAAATTGCGGCGCTGTGCGAACTGGCCCAGGCGCGGTGA